A genome region from Tolypothrix sp. PCC 7712 includes the following:
- a CDS encoding anti-sigma factor antagonist (This anti-anti-sigma factor, or anti-sigma factor antagonist, belongs to a family that includes characterized members SpoIIAA, RsbV, RsfA, and RsfB.), with protein sequence MEINIKTIEDVKVAELTGDVDASTAPSVTKEVLPLAEPESKILLDMTGVPYMSSAGLRMLLSLYRQVTAKEGKLVLVGLTEDIRDTMSVTGFLDFFTTSETIDEALEILT encoded by the coding sequence ATGGAAATTAACATCAAGACAATTGAAGACGTAAAGGTAGCTGAACTTACAGGTGATGTAGATGCAAGTACAGCACCATCTGTTACTAAAGAAGTTTTACCTTTGGCTGAACCAGAAAGTAAGATTCTTCTCGATATGACTGGGGTACCTTATATGTCCAGCGCTGGCTTGCGGATGTTGCTGTCCCTATATCGCCAAGTCACTGCTAAAGAAGGCAAGCTAGTACTGGTTGGCTTAACTGAAGATATTCGAGATACCATGTCAGTCACCGGATTCCTCGACTTTTTTACAACTAGCGAAACTATCGATGAAGCATTAGAAATACTGACATAG
- the glgX gene encoding glycogen debranching protein GlgX has protein sequence MERIDIHPTHTYEGFKLRNGKPFPFGATLVPGGVNFSIFSSQATSCTLVLFKKHDQKPLVEIPFPEEFRIGNVYCMVVFDLDYENLEYGYRMDGPKNFREGHWFDKSKILMDPYAKIIGGRDVWGVTPDWNDIYHHRARIAFDDFDWEDDRPLEIPPSDQVIYEMHVRSFTRHPSSGVKDNHKGTFAGIREKIPYLKELGVNAVELMPIYEFDEFENSRPNPQTGETLYNYWGYSTVGFFAPKAGYAATGKFGMQVDELKSLVKELHKNGIEVILDVVFNHTAEGNEHGPTISFRGIDNKTYYMLTPEGYYYNFSGTGNTLNCNNPVVRGIVLDCLRYWASEYHIDGFRFDLAAILGRDPWGAPLANPPLLESLAFDPILAKCKLIAEAWDAGGLYQVGSFPAYGRWAEWNGKYRDGIRKFLKGDGSVGDAAQRLQGSPDLYAWSGRAPATSINFITAHDGFTMMDLVSYNGKHNEANGENNNDGSNDNDSWNCGWEGPTDDPGINALRHRQIKNAVALLMVSQGVPMILMGDEVGRTQKGNNNTYCHDNDLNWLDWTLLEKNADLFKFFKHCIAFRNAHPVLRNEWHFQNRDYVGSGYADITWHGTQAWNADWSDSCKTLAFMLCGKHAKQGTVEDNYIYVAMNMHWESLWFEIPRLHPGMKWHIFANTGANPAEASWEPGKEPVLENQAALLMGDRSVAILVGK, from the coding sequence ATGGAAAGAATTGATATTCATCCAACGCATACTTATGAAGGTTTTAAATTACGTAACGGCAAACCATTCCCGTTCGGTGCAACCTTAGTACCGGGAGGGGTTAACTTTTCTATTTTTTCGAGTCAAGCCACATCCTGTACTTTAGTCCTGTTTAAGAAGCACGACCAAAAACCGTTGGTAGAAATTCCTTTTCCAGAGGAGTTTCGGATTGGTAATGTCTATTGCATGGTCGTATTTGACCTAGATTACGAAAATCTGGAATACGGCTATCGCATGGATGGGCCAAAGAATTTCCGTGAAGGGCATTGGTTTGACAAAAGTAAAATATTGATGGATCCCTACGCCAAAATTATTGGTGGTCGGGATGTTTGGGGAGTTACTCCAGATTGGAATGATATCTATCACCATCGAGCTAGAATTGCCTTTGATGATTTTGATTGGGAAGATGACCGTCCGCTAGAAATCCCACCATCAGATCAAGTCATCTATGAAATGCATGTCCGCAGCTTTACCCGTCATCCTTCCTCGGGAGTCAAAGATAATCATAAAGGAACATTTGCCGGAATTCGGGAAAAAATTCCTTACTTAAAAGAATTGGGTGTCAATGCGGTGGAATTGATGCCCATTTATGAATTTGATGAGTTTGAAAACAGTCGCCCTAACCCGCAAACAGGGGAAACTCTTTACAATTATTGGGGTTATAGTACAGTTGGTTTTTTTGCTCCCAAAGCTGGTTACGCAGCTACAGGTAAATTTGGGATGCAGGTTGATGAGTTGAAATCTTTAGTCAAAGAATTACACAAAAACGGTATTGAAGTAATTTTAGACGTAGTATTCAACCACACTGCGGAAGGTAACGAACACGGGCCAACCATTTCTTTCCGAGGCATTGACAATAAAACTTACTATATGCTGACCCCTGAAGGGTATTATTATAACTTCAGTGGTACTGGTAATACTCTCAATTGCAACAACCCCGTAGTGCGGGGAATAGTATTAGATTGTCTGCGTTACTGGGCATCAGAATATCATATAGACGGTTTCCGGTTTGACTTAGCCGCAATTTTAGGGCGCGATCCTTGGGGCGCACCCCTAGCAAATCCACCATTGCTAGAATCTTTAGCCTTTGACCCGATTTTAGCTAAATGTAAACTGATTGCGGAAGCTTGGGATGCAGGCGGCTTATACCAAGTAGGTTCTTTCCCAGCTTATGGACGTTGGGCAGAATGGAATGGTAAATACCGTGATGGTATCCGTAAGTTCTTAAAAGGGGATGGTAGCGTTGGCGATGCAGCTCAACGTTTACAAGGTTCTCCCGATTTATATGCTTGGTCTGGTCGCGCGCCAGCAACTTCGATTAATTTCATTACTGCCCACGATGGTTTTACCATGATGGATTTGGTTTCCTATAACGGGAAACATAATGAAGCCAATGGTGAAAACAACAACGATGGTAGCAATGATAATGATAGCTGGAATTGCGGTTGGGAAGGGCCAACCGATGATCCAGGAATTAACGCCTTACGTCATCGTCAGATTAAAAATGCTGTGGCGTTGCTAATGGTGTCTCAAGGTGTGCCCATGATTCTCATGGGTGATGAAGTGGGACGCACTCAAAAGGGCAACAATAACACTTATTGCCACGATAATGACTTGAACTGGTTAGACTGGACATTGCTAGAAAAGAACGCAGATTTGTTTAAGTTTTTTAAACATTGCATCGCCTTCCGCAATGCCCATCCAGTGTTGAGAAACGAATGGCATTTCCAAAATCGGGATTATGTAGGTAGTGGCTATGCAGATATTACTTGGCATGGCACTCAAGCTTGGAATGCCGATTGGTCTGATTCCTGTAAAACTTTAGCGTTTATGCTTTGTGGCAAACATGCCAAACAGGGAACAGTAGAAGATAACTACATTTATGTAGCGATGAATATGCATTGGGAATCTCTTTGGTTTGAAATTCCGCGATTGCATCCGGGGATGAAGTGGCATATCTTTGCTAATACTGGTGCCAACCCAGCAGAAGCTAGTTGGGAACCCGGTAAAGAACCAGTACTAGAAAATCAAGCTGCATTGCTGATGGGCGATCGCTCTGTGGCAATTTTAGTAGGTAAATAG
- a CDS encoding Coq4 family protein yields the protein MTNFMMLSKLKAIFGAKNSRNLGDFAVLKSDFLGAKVAPEVAEKLRSLAGYHPPIDLAKLSQYPQGSFGREYAKHMNANHLQPLNVSPELDEVAKRNVFALRYVVTHDIFHVLLGFDTTYAGEIGVLAFAAAQNYSKSLKLSLWLASLLYPILAPQQFSEIFVNLQKGYQLGKKAEFLLSYRFEEHWEEPINEVRKHLGLSPNFSILP from the coding sequence ATGACAAATTTTATGATGTTAAGCAAACTCAAAGCTATTTTTGGTGCTAAAAACTCTAGAAATTTAGGCGATTTTGCGGTTCTCAAGTCGGATTTCTTAGGTGCAAAAGTTGCTCCCGAAGTCGCTGAAAAATTGCGATCGCTTGCAGGATATCATCCGCCAATCGATTTAGCAAAATTAAGCCAGTACCCTCAAGGCTCCTTTGGGCGAGAATACGCCAAACACATGAATGCTAACCATCTCCAGCCATTAAATGTTAGTCCTGAACTTGATGAGGTAGCTAAACGCAATGTTTTTGCTTTGCGCTATGTCGTCACTCACGATATTTTTCATGTTTTACTCGGCTTTGATACTACCTATGCTGGAGAAATTGGCGTTTTGGCTTTTGCTGCTGCTCAGAACTACAGTAAATCGCTAAAACTTAGTTTGTGGTTAGCAAGCTTACTCTATCCAATTTTGGCTCCTCAACAATTTTCAGAAATTTTTGTTAACCTGCAAAAAGGATATCAATTAGGTAAAAAAGCTGAGTTTCTACTCAGTTACCGCTTTGAAGAGCATTGGGAAGAGCCAATTAATGAAGTGAGAAAACATTTAGGTTTATCTCCAAATTTCTCAATTTTACCTTGA
- a CDS encoding anti-sigma factor antagonist (This anti-anti-sigma factor, or anti-sigma factor antagonist, belongs to a family that includes characterized members SpoIIAA, RsbV, RsfA, and RsfB.), whose protein sequence is MAFSATLETVGNVAKITLAGELDASTAPEFKHKVEEAAAQEPKRLVLILNELEYMASAGLRVLIFAKQKMGKNVDMYVVGTQEMVMDTITKTGFHHSVIALDEYDASVIENI, encoded by the coding sequence ATGGCTTTTTCAGCAACTCTCGAAACAGTTGGTAATGTCGCTAAAATCACCTTAGCTGGCGAACTAGATGCGAGTACCGCACCCGAATTTAAGCATAAAGTTGAGGAGGCCGCAGCACAAGAACCCAAACGGTTAGTGCTAATTCTCAACGAATTGGAATATATGGCCAGTGCAGGATTGCGGGTGTTAATCTTTGCTAAACAAAAGATGGGGAAAAATGTTGATATGTATGTGGTAGGAACTCAGGAAATGGTGATGGATACTATCACCAAGACTGGCTTCCATCACAGCGTTATTGCGCTGGATGAATATGATGCATCTGTGATCGAAAACATCTAG
- a CDS encoding DedA family protein — MHFDLPALIKSLGYFGVWGIIFAESGLLIGFFLPGDSLLFTAGFVASQQLLNIWILIIGAFICAVLGDNVGYTTGYRFGRKLFSKEDSWLFHKKHIVKTQKFYQKYGKKTIVLARFIPIVRTFAPIVAGVGAMHYKTFMSYNLVGGFVWTFGITFLGFFLGKSLPAEQVDKYLLPIIGLIIVVSLLPSIIHVIQESRANNK, encoded by the coding sequence ATGCATTTTGATTTACCAGCGCTGATTAAATCACTTGGCTATTTTGGTGTATGGGGAATTATTTTTGCTGAGTCTGGCTTGCTAATTGGTTTTTTTCTGCCTGGTGATAGCTTGCTGTTTACAGCTGGATTTGTTGCTTCTCAGCAATTACTCAATATTTGGATTTTGATTATTGGTGCTTTTATTTGTGCCGTCCTTGGTGATAATGTCGGTTACACCACTGGCTATAGATTTGGACGCAAGTTATTTAGCAAAGAAGATTCCTGGTTATTTCATAAAAAACATATTGTTAAAACTCAGAAATTCTATCAAAAATATGGTAAAAAAACCATTGTTTTAGCTCGTTTTATACCAATTGTACGCACTTTTGCTCCCATTGTTGCTGGTGTTGGTGCTATGCATTATAAGACCTTTATGTCTTATAACTTAGTAGGTGGCTTTGTTTGGACATTTGGAATTACTTTTCTCGGATTCTTTTTAGGAAAATCTTTACCAGCCGAACAAGTAGATAAATATTTGTTACCAATTATTGGATTAATTATTGTTGTTTCTCTACTGCCATCAATTATTCATGTCATCCAAGAAAGTAGAGCGAACAACAAATAG
- a CDS encoding ATP-binding protein: MTTLTLPGTLDSLGAIAKYVMEAAQTAGLDKKAAYKLRLAVDEIASNIIIHGYEEAHLEGEIDLSADINESSLTIIIEDTGAKYDPYETVAVEEEQLKKPLEDRPIGGLGVYLAIQGVDKYLFERVGNRNRNIFVVNC; the protein is encoded by the coding sequence ATGACAACTTTAACTTTACCAGGAACTCTCGACTCTTTAGGCGCGATCGCTAAATATGTCATGGAAGCAGCACAAACAGCCGGTTTGGATAAAAAAGCCGCCTATAAGCTGCGTTTAGCAGTGGATGAAATTGCCTCTAATATTATTATTCATGGCTATGAAGAAGCTCATTTAGAAGGCGAAATAGATCTGTCCGCTGATATTAATGAGTCAAGCCTAACCATTATTATTGAAGATACGGGTGCTAAATATGATCCTTATGAAACTGTAGCTGTAGAAGAAGAACAATTGAAAAAGCCCTTAGAAGATAGGCCTATAGGTGGGTTAGGAGTATATCTCGCAATTCAAGGTGTGGATAAGTACCTGTTTGAGCGCGTTGGTAATCGCAATCGCAATATTTTTGTTGTTAATTGCTGA
- a CDS encoding LOG family protein → MRKIIVGVMGPGEKATASDLQNAYELGSLIAQEGWILLTGGRNTGVMDAANKGAKSANGLTLGILPRYKQDSISDGVDIAIFTDMGNARNNINVLSSNVIIACGMGAGTASEIALAVKANQPVILLTEDIESKTFFKKLSPDNIYLVDSAIDAIATAKARLQ, encoded by the coding sequence ATGAGAAAAATTATTGTAGGAGTGATGGGGCCAGGAGAAAAAGCGACAGCAAGTGATTTGCAAAATGCTTATGAATTAGGTAGCCTCATTGCTCAGGAAGGATGGATTTTGCTGACTGGCGGGAGAAATACAGGGGTGATGGATGCAGCAAATAAGGGTGCAAAATCTGCGAATGGGTTAACGCTGGGAATTTTACCGAGGTATAAGCAAGATAGCATTTCTGATGGGGTAGATATTGCCATTTTCACAGACATGGGGAACGCTCGAAACAATATTAATGTTCTCTCCAGTAATGTAATTATTGCCTGTGGAATGGGTGCGGGAACTGCTTCGGAAATTGCTTTGGCTGTGAAAGCAAATCAGCCAGTAATTTTATTGACTGAAGATATAGAAAGCAAAACATTCTTTAAAAAACTCTCACCAGACAATATTTATTTGGTTGATAGTGCAATAGATGCGATCGCAACAGCCAAAGCAAGATTACAGTAA
- a CDS encoding AGE family epimerase/isomerase, producing MSINFPFSDLIAGYVTHYDANGDVFGLKTSDGREFKAKLSPMAYAKLIQNFDEGYPDATGSMKSMLAPGRFLFAYGVFYPDSDLFDAKQIVFAGRQKGDYVFEKQDWWIKQVNALGKFYLKAQFGDKEYDYRNYRTTLSLSGVLSTTNFRQETDTISRLVYGFATAFLMTGNDSFLRAAERGTEYLREHMRFVDSDEGIVYWYHGIDVNGDREEKIFASEFGDDYYAIPAYEQIYALAGPIQTYRCTGDPKIMDDTEKTIKLFNNFFLDKGPEGGYFSHLDPFTLDPLSDSLGHNKGKKNWNSVGDHAPAYLINLWLATGKQEYADMLEYTFDTIEKRFPDYANSPFVQERFYQDWSADTTWGWQQNRAVVGHNLKISWNLMRMHSLKAKEGYANLAQKIADIMPGVGSDQQRGGWYDVVERLLGEGEKHYRFVWHDRKAWWQQEQAILAYLILTGIVGNKEYHRLARESAAFYNAWFLDLEEGGVYFNVLANGIPYLAGGNERGKGSHSMSGYHSFELCYLAAVYTNLLITKQPMDFYFKPVPGGFPDNILRVSPDILPPGSIKIGKCEIDGEPYSNFDAQGLTVTLPKTNERVKVKVQIVPV from the coding sequence ATGAGTATCAATTTCCCCTTCTCAGATTTGATCGCTGGCTACGTTACTCACTATGATGCAAATGGCGATGTTTTTGGACTCAAAACCTCTGATGGTAGAGAGTTTAAAGCCAAACTGAGTCCAATGGCCTATGCCAAACTAATTCAGAATTTTGACGAAGGCTACCCTGATGCGACTGGTAGCATGAAATCTATGCTGGCTCCAGGTAGATTTTTATTTGCCTACGGCGTATTTTATCCCGATAGCGATTTATTTGATGCTAAACAAATAGTATTTGCAGGCCGGCAAAAAGGCGATTACGTATTTGAAAAACAAGATTGGTGGATCAAGCAAGTTAATGCTTTAGGTAAGTTCTACCTTAAAGCTCAATTTGGCGATAAAGAATACGACTATCGTAACTATCGCACCACTCTGAGTTTAAGCGGAGTTCTATCAACTACCAATTTCCGTCAAGAAACCGATACTATTTCCCGCTTAGTATATGGTTTCGCCACAGCTTTCTTGATGACTGGTAATGATAGCTTTTTAAGAGCCGCCGAAAGAGGTACCGAATACCTGCGCGAACACATGCGGTTTGTAGACTCAGATGAAGGCATCGTCTATTGGTATCATGGCATTGATGTCAATGGCGATCGCGAAGAAAAAATCTTTGCTTCCGAATTTGGGGATGACTACTACGCGATTCCCGCCTACGAACAAATTTATGCCTTAGCTGGCCCCATCCAAACTTATCGCTGTACTGGCGATCCCAAAATTATGGATGATACCGAGAAGACTATTAAGTTGTTTAACAACTTCTTCTTGGATAAAGGCCCAGAGGGTGGATACTTCTCTCACCTCGATCCCTTTACCTTAGATCCTCTCAGTGATTCCCTAGGCCATAATAAGGGTAAAAAGAACTGGAACTCTGTTGGTGACCACGCCCCAGCTTATCTAATTAACCTGTGGTTGGCTACAGGTAAGCAAGAATATGCCGATATGTTGGAGTATACCTTCGACACCATCGAAAAACGCTTCCCAGATTACGCCAATAGCCCATTTGTCCAAGAACGTTTTTATCAAGACTGGTCTGCTGATACAACTTGGGGTTGGCAGCAAAATCGGGCTGTAGTTGGTCATAACTTGAAGATTTCTTGGAACTTGATGCGGATGCACAGCCTCAAAGCCAAGGAAGGCTATGCTAATTTAGCCCAAAAAATCGCTGATATCATGCCTGGTGTAGGTAGCGACCAACAACGTGGCGGTTGGTATGATGTTGTGGAAAGATTGCTAGGGGAAGGCGAAAAACATTATCGCTTTGTGTGGCACGATCGCAAAGCTTGGTGGCAACAAGAACAAGCCATCTTAGCTTACCTAATCTTAACTGGCATTGTGGGCAACAAAGAATATCACCGTTTAGCCCGTGAATCAGCAGCCTTTTACAATGCTTGGTTCCTGGATTTAGAAGAAGGTGGCGTTTACTTTAACGTTCTCGCCAATGGTATTCCTTATCTAGCTGGTGGTAACGAACGGGGTAAAGGGTCGCACTCCATGAGTGGTTATCACTCCTTTGAGCTATGCTATTTAGCAGCAGTTTATACTAACTTGCTAATTACCAAACAGCCAATGGACTTTTACTTTAAGCCAGTGCCTGGCGGCTTCCCCGATAATATTCTCCGAGTATCACCGGATATTTTACCACCTGGAAGTATTAAAATTGGCAAGTGTGAAATCGACGGAGAACCTTACAGCAACTTTGATGCTCAAGGTCTAACTGTAACTTTACCCAAGACAAACGAACGGGTGAAAGTTAAGGTGCAGATTGTGCCTGTGTAG
- a CDS encoding PP2C family protein-serine/threonine phosphatase, which translates to MGVQNQFKECDEDELEALRQEVAELKTALKNEEAAFQAQSKLLEKFVMMARSSTEEVLKTALQMTLDVAADQTASEKGSLFLLEPSGKVSDAILSRTEVTAEQRKRLIGTVIDKGLAGWVIRHRQLGLIDDTENDDRWLTLPNQPYVVRSALAVPILRGDELLGIITLLHSEPGHFSHEAANLMQVTADQMSLVLENARLYSKLEKYSKALDAEMEKGRQIQIDFLPYEMVKQPNCEITACFYPARQVAGDFYDAFELDDKQIGLVIADVCDKGVGAALFMALMRSLIRIFSAETQLRGIAHEILEQHKPVPDGWIGKSMSANLAHLNALQAVTRTNEYVAENHWQLSMFATLFFGVLEPDTGILTYINGGHEPLFILGESGIKKTLKSTGPAVGMMAGMKFKIQQVQMEPGDILIGYTDGVTEGKNPDGELFTDKRLRSLLEQPCSSAGDLLERIKTHLFAFIADAPQFDDITMLSVRWNPVK; encoded by the coding sequence ATGGGTGTGCAAAATCAATTCAAAGAATGTGATGAAGATGAATTAGAAGCACTGCGCCAAGAGGTAGCAGAACTGAAAACAGCACTTAAAAATGAAGAAGCCGCTTTCCAAGCTCAATCAAAACTACTCGAGAAGTTCGTGATGATGGCACGTTCTTCTACAGAGGAAGTGCTAAAAACTGCATTACAAATGACATTAGATGTCGCCGCCGATCAAACAGCTTCAGAAAAAGGCAGTCTTTTTTTACTAGAGCCTTCAGGGAAAGTATCTGACGCAATTTTGTCACGGACTGAAGTCACAGCCGAACAGAGAAAACGTCTCATTGGTACAGTCATAGATAAGGGTTTAGCAGGCTGGGTAATCCGCCATCGCCAGCTAGGATTAATTGATGATACCGAAAATGATGATCGCTGGCTGACCTTACCCAATCAACCTTACGTAGTGCGCTCTGCTTTGGCTGTACCGATTCTCCGGGGAGATGAATTACTCGGAATTATCACCTTACTACATTCTGAACCAGGACATTTTAGCCATGAAGCAGCTAACCTCATGCAGGTGACAGCCGATCAAATGTCCTTAGTTTTAGAAAATGCGCGGCTTTACTCAAAACTAGAGAAATATTCTAAAGCACTAGATGCAGAAATGGAAAAAGGGCGGCAGATTCAGATAGATTTTCTGCCCTATGAAATGGTGAAGCAGCCCAATTGTGAGATTACAGCTTGTTTCTACCCGGCGCGTCAAGTAGCTGGCGACTTCTATGATGCCTTTGAGCTTGATGATAAACAGATAGGATTAGTAATTGCAGATGTCTGCGATAAAGGCGTTGGTGCAGCGCTATTTATGGCTCTAATGCGGAGCTTAATCCGGATTTTTTCTGCAGAAACTCAATTACGCGGTATCGCCCACGAAATTCTAGAACAGCATAAACCGGTTCCAGATGGGTGGATTGGCAAATCTATGTCTGCTAACTTAGCTCACCTCAATGCGCTGCAAGCAGTTACCCGAACCAATGAATATGTCGCCGAAAACCATTGGCAATTGAGTATGTTTGCCACGTTGTTTTTTGGAGTTTTAGAGCCGGATACGGGGATACTCACTTATATTAATGGTGGACATGAACCACTATTCATTCTGGGTGAGTCTGGTATCAAGAAAACTCTGAAATCTACAGGGCCAGCTGTGGGGATGATGGCGGGGATGAAATTTAAAATTCAGCAAGTGCAGATGGAGCCAGGAGACATCTTAATTGGTTATACGGATGGTGTAACTGAAGGTAAAAATCCTGATGGCGAGCTATTCACCGATAAAAGATTGCGATCGCTCTTAGAACAACCATGTTCCTCAGCTGGTGATTTATTAGAACGGATTAAAACCCATTTATTCGCCTTTATTGCTGATGCACCGCAGTTTGATGATATTACCATGTTGTCTGTGCGTTGGAATCCGGTGAAGTGA
- a CDS encoding cytochrome P450: MIKLQENSAETTVTKLPDGRQKSQLLQTIKIILQPIQNLENLRQRYGDIFYSEFASFPPQLIISDPKAVQEIFTADSQLFESGAGNQVIQPLLGANSLILLDGDRHVQQRKLLMPPFHGERMRAYGQIIRDITAQVTSQWVIGNPFVARSSMQDISLQVILRSVFGLEEGERYQQIKQLLVAMLNTFNTPLSAILLFFKSLQKDLGSWSPWGQFVRRRQLLDKLLYQEIQERREQGKTDGEDILSLLMSARDEAGQPMSDVELRDELMTMLFAGHETTAIALAWALYWIHYLPEVREKLLQELNSIDIANADPMAIAQLPYLNAVCCETLRIYPVAFFAFPRILRTDMRFMGYDLPKGMYLSICIYLTHQHPDIYPEPKRFRPERFLERQFSPYEFIPFGGANRRCLGAAFAMFEMKLVLANILSHYSLELLDKVPLQPVRRGIVFAPPGGVRLAVREKVGIGD, encoded by the coding sequence ATGATTAAACTTCAAGAAAATTCTGCTGAAACAACTGTTACTAAACTCCCAGATGGAAGACAAAAATCTCAATTATTGCAAACAATCAAAATAATTTTACAACCGATTCAAAATCTGGAAAATCTGCGCCAGCGTTATGGAGATATTTTTTATAGCGAATTTGCTAGCTTTCCACCGCAATTAATTATTAGTGACCCAAAAGCGGTTCAGGAAATTTTTACTGCTGATTCTCAGCTATTTGAATCAGGTGCAGGAAATCAAGTTATTCAACCCTTGCTAGGAGCCAATTCGCTGATTTTATTAGATGGCGATCGCCACGTACAACAGCGTAAGCTTTTAATGCCTCCCTTCCACGGCGAACGGATGCGAGCTTACGGTCAAATTATCCGTGACATTACAGCACAGGTAACTAGTCAATGGGTAATTGGCAACCCTTTTGTAGCTCGTTCCAGTATGCAGGATATTTCCTTGCAAGTGATTTTACGGTCTGTTTTTGGGCTGGAAGAAGGAGAACGTTATCAACAAATTAAGCAGCTTTTAGTTGCAATGTTAAATACTTTTAATACGCCATTAAGTGCGATTTTACTATTTTTTAAATCGCTACAAAAAGATTTAGGCTCTTGGAGTCCTTGGGGACAATTTGTCCGGCGCAGACAGTTACTCGATAAACTACTTTACCAAGAAATCCAAGAGCGTCGAGAGCAAGGTAAAACTGATGGTGAAGATATCCTCAGCTTATTAATGTCTGCACGTGATGAAGCTGGCCAGCCAATGAGTGATGTAGAGTTACGCGATGAATTGATGACGATGTTATTTGCAGGTCATGAAACAACTGCGATCGCACTAGCTTGGGCTTTATATTGGATTCACTATCTCCCCGAAGTCCGCGAAAAATTGCTACAAGAACTCAATTCTATTGATATCGCTAATGCAGACCCAATGGCGATCGCGCAATTACCATATTTAAATGCTGTTTGTTGCGAAACTCTGCGAATTTATCCAGTGGCTTTCTTTGCTTTCCCCCGCATTCTGCGGACTGATATGCGATTTATGGGCTACGATTTACCAAAAGGAATGTACCTATCAATCTGCATTTATTTAACTCACCAGCATCCTGATATTTATCCTGAACCTAAGCGTTTTCGACCGGAACGTTTTTTAGAACGGCAATTTTCACCCTACGAATTTATACCTTTTGGCGGTGCTAATCGTCGCTGTCTGGGTGCAGCTTTTGCCATGTTTGAAATGAAACTGGTATTGGCAAATATCCTATCGCACTACTCCCTAGAATTGTTGGATAAAGTTCCCTTGCAACCTGTCCGTCGAGGTATAGTATTTGCGCCTCCTGGGGGTGTGCGTTTGGCGGTGAGGGAGAAGGTGGGGATTGGGGATTAA
- a CDS encoding exopolysaccharide biosynthesis protein: MAKLSQELHRYFLEEERPPQVTLADILKLAQERIFGFLLVILSLPSALPIPAPGYSTPFGIVIFLLAIQLITGAKSPWLPQRMLNHPLKLETVQGFLKGGIPWLRRIEAIARPRLTYICTTLPGRITIGSAIALMAISMMIPIPGTNTLPAMGIFVTGFGLLEDDGAISLGGLVLCLMGAILTTSILFALMWGGSSLLDIIKTWLGR; encoded by the coding sequence ATGGCTAAACTTTCTCAGGAATTGCATCGCTATTTTTTAGAAGAAGAGCGACCACCACAAGTAACTTTGGCAGATATTTTGAAGCTAGCACAGGAAAGAATTTTTGGCTTTCTACTAGTTATCTTATCTTTACCCTCTGCTTTACCAATTCCGGCTCCTGGTTACTCAACTCCTTTTGGAATCGTGATTTTCCTACTAGCAATACAGCTAATTACAGGTGCTAAAAGTCCTTGGCTACCGCAGCGAATGCTCAATCATCCGCTGAAATTGGAAACAGTACAAGGATTTTTGAAAGGGGGAATTCCTTGGTTAAGAAGGATTGAAGCGATCGCGCGCCCACGGCTTACTTATATCTGTACGACATTGCCAGGTAGAATCACAATTGGTAGTGCGATCGCATTAATGGCAATTTCCATGATGATTCCCATTCCAGGGACAAATACCTTACCAGCTATGGGTATTTTTGTAACTGGTTTTGGCTTGTTAGAAGATGATGGTGCTATTAGCTTAGGCGGTTTAGTTTTGTGTTTAATGGGAGCTATTTTGACTACATCAATTCTGTTTGCATTGATGTGGGGTGGTTCTAGCCTTCTTGATATCATCAAAACATGGCTGGGTCGTTAG